The Vicinamibacteria bacterium sequence CCGCTGGCGATTGCGGGCTTCCCGACGAACCGGGCGGGCTCCCCGACATTCGATACGATGTGAGCCACCTGCTCGCCCGAGGGACCCGTCTCTTCGCCACGGTTTGCGACGACCGCGAGATGGCCTTTCTCACATCGCAGCCGCGCGATTCTCATCAGCTCACCGTGGGAGACATTCTCCTCATACTTGAAGGATACCATCGGCAGTTCAGGAAAATCTTTCCGCACCCGATCGATCACTTTCTCGGTGGGCTCGAGCTGCAGGGCTTTGAGGGTTCCGCCAGAAGGTATCTTTCCCTTTGCGACTTCACTTGGACGGTAATCGGCGACGGCAGCGGAGAAGATTCCGGCAGCGTATCTCGTGACCGAGAGCGCGCTCATGACGGCATCGCGATACTCTTCGAAGCTTCCCACGTTCGTCGTTTCGATGTATTCGGGCGGCACGAGACCGCTCGTACCGAGAATGAAGCGAACGTCGGCGCCCCTCAGCGTGAGCTCGTCGGCAATCGCGGCTCCCAGTTTCCCGGTGAAACGGTTGGTTATGCGGCGAACGCTATCGATGATCGTTGGGGTCGGACCGCCGGTAACGAGGAATCTGCGGCCTTTCAGGGGCGATTCGCTGAGCGCGGCGCAGACTTCGGCGACGAGCCAAGGCGTGTCGGGAATGTTGTGCTTCCCGTAGTCGTCTCTAGGGGGAATGATCCGAACTCCCA is a genomic window containing:
- a CDS encoding phosphopantothenoylcysteine decarboxylase, whose product is MKRWAMTPPRRSEMGDHDVPSVGRHLQGKRIALLVSGGIAAIKAPFIARALRRQGADVVAYCSKEALRYTTEDALEWSTTNPVVTRLTPSSEHLSDEKRFAGYLLAPATYNSVNKMAQGVADNVLTATLAAALGRMERGETRVLVAPTMHGDMHTSILTQSLAALERMGVRIIPPRDDYGKHNIPDTPWLVAEVCAALSESPLKGRRFLVTGGPTPTIIDSVRRITNRFTGKLGAAIADELTLRGADVRFILGTSGLVPPEYIETTNVGSFEEYRDAVMSALSVTRYAAGIFSAAVADYRPSEVAKGKIPSGGTLKALQLEPTEKVIDRVRKDFPELPMVSFKYEENVSHGELMRIARLRCEKGHLAVVANRGEETGPSGEQVAHIVSNVGEPARFVGKPAIASGLVDFLERSL